The proteins below are encoded in one region of Nitrospira sp.:
- a CDS encoding ATPase AAA — protein MEPISASPCDTMAEQYLTLLEVCEAISSHRDLHDLFQDLARRLPRVVHVNFVGLSLHDPERQVMRLHTVQANIPAKLVGGHEETVDETPAGLVWQTQRPLLVTDLAEETRWPSVIQRMQMDGVQSFCFVPLTTAVRRLGAMGFSSLQRGAYGEADMEFLCHVGTQIAAAVDNVLHHHELTRDRDRLRLLLEVSESIAAQRDVNLLLRDLAKRLPQVVPFDFINAVLHDPARDVMRLWLLVTSEPATIEPGLETPVDESPGGLVWRTQVPLVVDDVNDECRFQKLMTMFRENGVQSFCVVPLTTAHRRLGAMGFGSMERRRYQPGEISFMQQVASQVAVAVDNVLHTESAQLAQQQLERERDRQRLLLEVNNAVVAHLDLDDLFAAVSACLRRVIQHDGSSLLLCDDEAGEWRIHVLDFSRNESFVERGRNESVAWSPSCVAIETRKPAVFLERDFQDKSDISACARDLLERGVKSFCSVPLLSHNRALGVLNVGRRQETGFTPEDVELLSQVAQQITLAVENAVAYKQIAVLKDKLAKEKLYLEEEIQTEHNFEEIIGEGPAIRGVLRQVQTVAKTDSTVLILGETGSGKELIARALHKLSDRRERTFVKLNCAAIPTGLLESELFGHERGAFTGAIATKIGRFELADGGTIFLDEVGEIPLELQVKLLRVLQEQEFERLGGTRTMRVNVRVVAATNRDLESMVNEHTFRGDLYYRLKVFPITVPSLRERVDDIPLLVRHFAQKFAQRMKKSIETIPSEAMKALQQYPWPGNVRELENFMERAVILSSGSELFVPLAELKRMPANHNGAAATLEDAERDHILKVLRETAWIIGGVNGAAARLGMKRTTLQSKMQRLGISRPR, from the coding sequence ATGGAACCGATTTCCGCCTCACCCTGCGATACGATGGCGGAGCAGTATCTCACCCTGCTCGAAGTCTGCGAGGCCATCTCGTCCCATCGTGATCTCCACGATTTGTTCCAGGATCTCGCCCGTCGGCTTCCCCGCGTGGTGCACGTCAATTTCGTCGGACTATCCCTGCACGATCCCGAGCGCCAGGTGATGCGGTTACATACCGTGCAGGCCAACATTCCGGCGAAACTTGTAGGTGGACACGAGGAAACCGTAGATGAAACACCGGCCGGACTCGTGTGGCAGACGCAGCGCCCTCTGCTGGTCACCGATCTCGCGGAAGAAACTCGCTGGCCGTCCGTCATCCAGCGCATGCAGATGGACGGAGTCCAGTCCTTTTGTTTCGTTCCTCTCACGACGGCAGTCCGACGCCTGGGCGCCATGGGATTCTCCAGCCTGCAAAGGGGGGCCTATGGCGAGGCGGATATGGAGTTCCTCTGCCATGTGGGCACCCAGATCGCTGCGGCGGTGGACAACGTCCTCCATCATCATGAGCTGACCCGCGATCGCGATCGACTGCGGCTCCTCCTCGAAGTGTCCGAGTCCATTGCGGCGCAGCGCGACGTCAATCTGTTGCTGAGGGATCTGGCGAAGCGGCTTCCACAGGTCGTCCCGTTTGATTTTATCAATGCCGTGTTGCACGATCCTGCCCGGGATGTCATGCGGCTCTGGTTGCTGGTGACCTCGGAACCCGCCACGATCGAGCCAGGCCTGGAAACGCCCGTTGATGAGTCGCCGGGCGGATTGGTGTGGAGGACTCAAGTCCCGTTGGTGGTCGATGACGTGAATGATGAGTGCCGTTTCCAGAAGTTGATGACCATGTTCCGTGAAAACGGCGTGCAATCGTTCTGCGTGGTGCCGCTCACGACGGCGCACCGACGACTCGGCGCGATGGGTTTCGGCAGCATGGAGCGAAGACGCTACCAACCCGGCGAGATCAGCTTCATGCAGCAGGTGGCCAGCCAGGTAGCCGTCGCCGTGGACAACGTGTTGCACACGGAAAGCGCACAGTTGGCTCAGCAGCAATTGGAGCGCGAGCGGGACCGACAGCGCCTCTTGTTGGAAGTGAACAATGCCGTGGTTGCTCATTTGGACCTCGACGACCTCTTTGCCGCCGTCAGTGCGTGTTTGCGAAGGGTGATTCAGCACGATGGGTCGAGTTTGCTGCTCTGCGATGACGAAGCCGGCGAATGGCGTATTCATGTCTTGGACTTTTCCAGGAATGAGAGTTTTGTCGAGCGAGGACGAAACGAGTCCGTGGCATGGTCACCGTCCTGTGTGGCGATCGAGACGAGAAAGCCGGCGGTGTTCCTGGAAAGGGACTTTCAAGACAAGTCGGACATTTCGGCTTGCGCCCGCGACCTGCTGGAGAGGGGCGTGAAATCCTTCTGCAGCGTGCCCCTCCTGTCGCACAATCGGGCGCTTGGCGTCCTGAACGTCGGACGGCGGCAGGAGACTGGATTCACCCCGGAAGACGTCGAGCTGCTGAGCCAGGTCGCCCAACAGATCACCCTCGCCGTCGAGAACGCGGTCGCCTACAAGCAGATCGCCGTGCTGAAGGACAAGCTCGCGAAAGAAAAGTTGTATCTCGAAGAAGAGATCCAGACCGAGCACAACTTCGAGGAAATCATCGGAGAGGGGCCGGCTATTCGTGGCGTGCTGAGACAAGTGCAGACCGTCGCCAAGACGGATTCCACGGTTCTGATATTGGGGGAAACCGGCAGCGGCAAGGAGTTGATTGCGCGGGCGCTCCACAAGTTGAGCGATCGACGCGAGCGGACGTTCGTCAAGCTGAACTGCGCCGCCATCCCCACCGGCTTGTTGGAAAGCGAACTGTTCGGCCACGAGCGAGGCGCGTTCACCGGCGCCATCGCTACGAAGATCGGTCGGTTCGAATTGGCGGACGGGGGAACGATTTTTCTCGATGAGGTGGGGGAAATCCCCCTGGAACTGCAGGTGAAGCTGCTTCGAGTTCTGCAGGAGCAGGAGTTCGAGCGATTGGGCGGGACGAGAACGATGCGGGTCAACGTGCGGGTGGTTGCCGCGACCAATCGCGATTTAGAATCGATGGTGAACGAACACACGTTCCGCGGCGATCTGTACTACCGGCTGAAGGTTTTCCCGATCACCGTCCCATCGCTACGGGAACGAGTAGACGATATCCCGCTGTTGGTCAGGCATTTCGCCCAGAAATTCGCCCAACGGATGAAGAAGTCGATTGAAACGATTCCGTCCGAAGCCATGAAAGCCTTGCAGCAGTATCCCTGGCCCGGCAACGTGCGGGAACTGGAGAATTTCATGGAGCGGGCGGTCATCCTCTCATCGGGTTCGGAACTTTTCGTGCCGCTGGCTGAGTTGAAGCGGATGCCTGCGAATCACAACGGCGCTGCCGCGACCCTTGAGGACGCGGAGCGGGACCATATTCTGAAAGTCCTCCGCGAGACCGCCTGGATCATCGGTGGCGTCAATGGGGCCGCGGCCCGTCTGGGCATGAAGCGTACGACTCTGCAATCAAAGATGCAGAGGCTCGGTATCAGCCGCCCACGATAA
- a CDS encoding glyoxalase codes for MTKNPVIWFEIDVQDMPRAKAFYEAVFGVTLEPLKTPDSGPSETWAFPTQREGAGAAGALAKIPGGSNGEGIGTIVYFSSQDCAVETERVVPSGGRVVKEKSPIGEYGYLALAADLEGNLFGIHSGR; via the coding sequence ATGACGAAGAATCCTGTGATCTGGTTCGAAATCGATGTTCAAGACATGCCCCGTGCCAAAGCGTTTTACGAGGCCGTCTTCGGGGTCACGTTGGAACCGCTGAAGACTCCCGACTCCGGTCCCTCGGAGACGTGGGCATTTCCGACGCAACGGGAAGGCGCAGGAGCCGCCGGTGCGCTTGCGAAAATACCTGGAGGCTCCAACGGCGAGGGAATCGGTACAATCGTCTATTTTTCCTCTCAGGATTGTGCCGTCGAGACGGAGCGGGTGGTCCCAAGCGGCGGCCGTGTGGTGAAGGAGAAATCCCCAATCGGGGAATACGGGTATCTCGCACTGGCCGCCGATTTGGAGGGAAATCTGTTCGGCATCCATTCGGGGAGGTAG
- a CDS encoding DNA-directed RNA polymerase sigma-70 factor, which translates to MIEDRVGSIQQAVDTLYRSESRHVLATLIRLLGDFDMAEEAVHDAFAVAVEQWGRDGIPSNPRAWLISTGRFKAIDNLRRRARQHASLHDVERHLETTEEPTDEQSMDEGAVHDDRLRLIFTCCHPALAPEAQIAMTLREVCGLTTEEIGHAFLTKPATIAQRIVRAKAKIRDARIPYEVPDHRDLPGRMEAVLRVVYLVFNEGYSASAGDAMTRHELSSEAIRLGRVLVELLSDAETLGLLGLMLLQDSRRIARTSPAGDVVLLEDQDRSLWNRDQMTEGTALVAQALAATSVGVYTLQAAIASVHAQAATAAATDWGRIVGLYDLLLQAEPSPVVELNRAVAVAMRDGPSSGLELVERLLGTGELEGYHLAHAARADLCRRLGRQADARASYLRALHLTRQEPERRFLERRLRECDMPHPS; encoded by the coding sequence ATGATCGAGGACCGGGTCGGCTCAATTCAGCAAGCGGTCGACACACTCTACCGAAGTGAGTCGAGGCATGTGCTGGCCACACTCATCCGCCTTTTGGGAGATTTCGACATGGCGGAAGAGGCCGTGCACGATGCGTTCGCAGTTGCGGTGGAACAATGGGGGCGAGACGGCATCCCGAGCAATCCCCGGGCATGGCTGATTTCCACGGGACGGTTCAAGGCGATCGACAACTTACGGCGCCGTGCGCGTCAGCATGCGTCGCTGCACGACGTGGAAAGGCATCTGGAGACGACCGAAGAGCCGACGGATGAGCAATCCATGGACGAGGGTGCCGTCCATGACGACCGGTTGCGGTTGATTTTCACGTGCTGCCACCCCGCCTTGGCGCCGGAGGCGCAGATTGCCATGACGCTTCGAGAAGTCTGTGGTTTGACGACCGAGGAAATCGGACATGCGTTTCTGACCAAGCCCGCGACGATTGCCCAGCGAATTGTGCGGGCCAAAGCCAAGATTCGCGATGCTCGGATTCCCTATGAGGTCCCGGATCATCGGGACCTTCCCGGGCGGATGGAGGCGGTCCTTCGGGTCGTCTACCTGGTGTTTAACGAGGGGTATTCGGCGTCCGCAGGGGACGCCATGACTCGACATGAATTGTCGAGCGAAGCGATTCGGCTTGGGCGAGTACTGGTCGAACTCCTTTCCGATGCGGAGACGCTCGGGCTGCTGGGGTTGATGCTTCTGCAGGACTCAAGGCGGATTGCCCGGACTTCTCCAGCGGGAGATGTCGTCCTCTTGGAAGATCAAGACCGGTCCCTGTGGAATCGAGACCAGATGACGGAAGGGACTGCGCTCGTCGCCCAAGCGTTGGCGGCCACCTCCGTCGGAGTCTACACGCTTCAAGCGGCGATCGCTTCCGTGCACGCGCAGGCGGCGACTGCGGCAGCCACGGATTGGGGGAGGATCGTCGGCTTGTATGACCTGCTGCTACAGGCCGAGCCATCTCCGGTGGTGGAATTGAATCGTGCGGTCGCCGTCGCGATGAGAGACGGGCCGTCTTCCGGGTTGGAACTCGTCGAACGATTGCTCGGCACCGGAGAGCTGGAGGGTTACCATTTGGCCCACGCGGCGCGGGCGGATCTTTGCCGCCGGCTCGGCCGTCAGGCCGATGCGCGCGCCTCCTACCTACGAGCGCTCCACCTGACGCGGCAGGAACCAGAGCGGCGATTCCTCGAGCGACGGCTGCGCGAGTGTGACATGCCACACCCTTCGTAA
- the ndh gene encoding NADH dehydrogenase, translating into MLKTCSKTGNLTIMIPKGASTIVGTDGNTLPHVVIVGGGFGGLVTALSLRHAPVRITLIDRHNHHLFQPLLYQVATAALSPSQIAAPIRHVLATQANCTVWMAEVQRIDAARRRVVLADSTVNYDYLVLAAGATHSYFGHEEWSRHAPGLKTVEDAIQIRQRLLLAFERAERLCTDKEQQRGLTFVIIGGGPTGVELAGAISEIALRTVRRDFRHLQPADTHVLLVEASDRLLAGFPEKLARRAERDLADLGVVVRLNSRVTGIGEDAVRIHTSGGEETIATRNVFWAAGVKASPLGATLGVPMDRLGHVHVNADLSVPGHPEIFVVGDLAHAKDERTGEPVPALAPAALQMGKHVARIIAAGTERTGGRAKARPRFHYHDRGLLAAIGRRKAVASVGPFQFAGLLAWLVWCLVHIFFLITFRQKVLVMIEWVWSYLTFTGGARLINGTSTTNEKPSG; encoded by the coding sequence ATGTTGAAGACATGCTCCAAAACTGGCAATCTCACTATCATGATCCCCAAAGGGGCGAGCACTATTGTTGGAACCGATGGCAACACCTTGCCGCACGTCGTCATCGTCGGTGGCGGCTTTGGTGGTCTGGTGACCGCACTGTCGCTTCGGCACGCCCCGGTTCGCATTACCTTGATCGACCGCCACAACCATCATTTGTTTCAGCCGCTCCTCTATCAGGTGGCAACCGCCGCTTTGTCTCCCTCGCAAATCGCCGCCCCCATTCGACACGTCCTTGCCACGCAGGCCAATTGCACGGTCTGGATGGCTGAGGTGCAACGGATCGATGCGGCGCGTCGGAGGGTCGTGTTGGCCGACAGCACCGTGAACTATGACTACCTCGTCCTGGCCGCGGGCGCCACTCACTCCTACTTTGGACACGAGGAGTGGAGCCGTCACGCTCCAGGCCTGAAAACCGTTGAAGATGCCATCCAGATCCGTCAACGACTCCTGCTCGCGTTCGAGCGCGCGGAACGCCTGTGTACCGACAAGGAACAGCAACGTGGTTTGACATTCGTCATCATCGGTGGCGGCCCGACGGGCGTGGAATTGGCCGGCGCCATCAGCGAAATCGCCCTCCGCACGGTACGCCGGGACTTCAGGCACCTCCAACCAGCCGACACGCACGTCCTCCTGGTGGAGGCATCGGATCGGCTCCTGGCCGGCTTTCCGGAAAAGTTGGCACGCCGGGCCGAGCGAGACTTGGCAGATTTGGGCGTCGTCGTGCGTTTGAACAGCCGCGTGACGGGCATCGGTGAGGACGCGGTCCGGATCCATACCTCAGGGGGAGAGGAAACCATTGCCACGCGCAACGTGTTCTGGGCCGCAGGAGTCAAGGCGTCTCCGCTCGGTGCGACGTTGGGAGTGCCGATGGACCGATTAGGGCACGTGCATGTGAATGCCGACTTGTCTGTCCCTGGCCACCCGGAGATCTTCGTGGTGGGCGATTTGGCGCATGCGAAGGACGAACGGACCGGCGAGCCGGTCCCAGCACTTGCCCCCGCCGCGCTACAGATGGGAAAGCATGTCGCAAGAATTATCGCGGCCGGCACCGAACGGACTGGAGGTCGTGCCAAAGCACGGCCCCGCTTTCACTATCACGATCGCGGACTGTTGGCGGCGATCGGACGCAGGAAAGCCGTTGCCTCGGTAGGACCGTTTCAGTTCGCCGGGCTCCTCGCCTGGCTGGTATGGTGCCTGGTCCACATTTTCTTTCTGATTACCTTCCGCCAGAAGGTTCTTGTCATGATCGAGTGGGTCTGGTCCTACCTCACGTTCACGGGCGGTGCGCGATTGATCAACGGTACGTCGACCACCAATGAGAAGCCTTCCGGTTAG
- a CDS encoding glycine/betaine ABC transporter substrate-binding protein, whose translation MLLGELIAQHLERRLEITVERRFNLGGTMIAHRALLNGNIDLYPEYTGTALTAVLDLPPSTDAAAVRDRVKREYERRYGMEWLDPLGFENTFAMIVRKADAERDQLQSLSDASRRASAWTMGVGYEFQQRSDGLPRLLETYPLTLTGPPTTMDLGLLYQALQQRQVDMIAGNSTDGPLAVLDVTVLRDDRQCFPAYEAAIVVRPDALGRIPSLRSVLDELTGRFSETTMRRLNHLAVSRRGQVGEIAREFLTASGMAR comes from the coding sequence ATGCTGCTGGGCGAACTCATCGCTCAGCACCTCGAGCGTCGTCTGGAGATCACCGTCGAGCGACGATTCAATCTGGGCGGAACGATGATTGCGCATCGTGCGTTGCTCAATGGCAATATCGATCTCTACCCGGAATACACCGGCACCGCCTTGACCGCGGTGCTGGATCTCCCGCCCTCCACCGACGCCGCCGCGGTCCGTGACCGCGTGAAGCGGGAATATGAGCGGCGCTATGGCATGGAGTGGCTCGATCCACTTGGGTTCGAAAATACGTTCGCCATGATCGTGCGGAAGGCGGACGCGGAACGTGACCAGTTGCAATCCCTCAGTGACGCAAGCCGGCGTGCCTCGGCTTGGACGATGGGAGTCGGATACGAGTTTCAGCAGCGTTCGGACGGATTGCCTCGATTATTGGAGACCTATCCGCTGACCTTGACGGGGCCTCCGACCACGATGGACTTGGGGTTGCTCTATCAGGCCTTGCAGCAGCGGCAGGTCGACATGATAGCCGGCAATTCAACGGACGGGCCGCTCGCCGTGTTGGATGTGACCGTTCTTCGCGATGACCGGCAATGTTTCCCGGCCTACGAAGCCGCCATTGTCGTTCGACCCGACGCGCTGGGCCGCATCCCTAGTCTAAGAAGTGTGCTCGATGAGTTGACCGGACGATTCAGCGAGACCACCATGCGCCGGCTCAATCATCTGGCCGTCAGCCGACGCGGACAGGTCGGCGAGATCGCCAGAGAATTCCTGACTGCCTCGGGCATGGCCCGATAG
- a CDS encoding amino acid ABC transporter ATP-binding protein, translating into MTAVISFERVSVRLGGVFILRDVSLEVESGETVVLLGRSGSGKTTALKLVNGLLLPSAGQVVVEGTPTTQWDPIRLRRRAGYVMQEGGLFPHFTVAQNVGLVPRLQGWPPGDIRRRVDALLNQVELPPDQFSERYPRHLSGGQRQRVGIARALAADPPLLLFDEPFGALDPVTRFELQRQFLRLRREYGKTSIFVTHDVREALRLGTRIALLANGGLDLVAAPAEFVRASSPEVRMFLASLEFKGEGDHDTVRGTH; encoded by the coding sequence ATGACTGCGGTGATTTCGTTCGAACGGGTCTCGGTCCGACTCGGCGGTGTCTTCATCCTACGCGACGTGAGCCTCGAGGTTGAGTCCGGGGAAACGGTGGTCCTGCTGGGGCGGAGCGGATCGGGCAAAACGACGGCATTGAAATTGGTGAACGGGCTGCTCCTTCCCAGTGCCGGGCAGGTGGTGGTCGAGGGAACTCCGACGACACAGTGGGATCCGATCAGGCTGAGACGGCGCGCGGGATATGTGATGCAGGAGGGCGGGTTATTCCCTCATTTCACGGTGGCGCAAAACGTCGGGCTCGTGCCGCGGCTTCAGGGGTGGCCTCCGGGCGACATCCGCCGACGAGTCGACGCGTTACTCAACCAGGTGGAGCTGCCGCCGGATCAATTTTCCGAGCGGTATCCCCGACATTTGTCGGGAGGACAACGGCAGCGGGTGGGCATCGCGCGGGCGCTGGCCGCCGATCCTCCACTGCTCCTCTTCGACGAACCGTTTGGGGCGTTGGACCCCGTGACCCGCTTCGAGTTGCAACGCCAGTTTCTTCGACTTCGCCGCGAATACGGGAAGACGTCGATTTTCGTCACTCATGACGTGCGCGAGGCGCTCCGGCTCGGCACACGCATTGCCCTGCTCGCAAACGGGGGGCTGGATCTCGTCGCGGCACCGGCGGAGTTTGTCCGGGCCTCCAGTCCTGAAGTTCGCATGTTTCTCGCCAGTCTCGAGTTCAAGGGGGAAGGCGATCATGACACTGTCCGGGGAACTCATTGA
- the egtD gene encoding histidine N-alpha-methyltransferase, producing MPAFDASVHSLRPVEAAKSLRDDFARAVRAGLSRSQRELPSTYLYDAVGSALFEAITLLPEYGLSRADDRLLRRWAPDMVQQLPRSLLVAELGSGSGRKTRWLLEALATRERLAYFPIDVSPTALLKCRQELAELGAVSLVGLEASYLDGLEEVAARRRPGQSLLVLFLGSTIGNFEPSQAESFLREIRRRQQPGDMLLIGTDLEKDLPTMVRAYADPTGVTAAFNLNLLARINRELGADFDLSAFEHLVRYDAAAHRIEMHLRSTHRQTVCVPSANLVCQFRERETIWTESCHKFRVDELPGMAARAGFVPVAQWIDQEWPFAENLWTATNAPAPGASA from the coding sequence ATGCCGGCTTTCGATGCGTCAGTTCATAGCCTCCGCCCGGTCGAAGCCGCCAAATCTCTCCGTGACGACTTCGCTCGTGCGGTACGCGCCGGTCTCAGTCGATCGCAACGGGAACTGCCGTCCACGTATCTCTACGATGCCGTGGGAAGCGCCCTGTTCGAGGCGATCACGTTATTGCCTGAGTACGGGCTGAGCCGGGCAGACGATCGACTGCTCCGCCGGTGGGCTCCGGACATGGTCCAACAGCTGCCGCGCTCGCTGTTGGTCGCGGAGCTGGGGAGCGGCAGCGGACGGAAAACTCGCTGGCTGCTGGAAGCGTTGGCGACGCGGGAACGACTCGCTTATTTCCCGATCGACGTCTCCCCAACCGCTCTTCTGAAATGCCGCCAAGAGCTGGCGGAACTCGGTGCGGTCAGCCTGGTCGGGCTCGAAGCCTCCTATCTGGACGGGCTGGAAGAGGTCGCGGCCAGGCGGCGCCCCGGACAGTCGCTGCTGGTGCTGTTTCTGGGAAGCACGATCGGAAATTTTGAGCCGTCCCAGGCCGAAAGCTTCCTCCGCGAAATCCGGCGACGTCAGCAGCCTGGAGACATGCTGCTGATCGGCACCGACTTGGAGAAGGACCTCCCGACCATGGTCCGCGCGTATGCGGATCCGACGGGAGTCACCGCCGCCTTCAACCTCAATCTCTTGGCACGTATCAACCGGGAACTCGGGGCCGATTTCGATCTGTCCGCGTTCGAGCATCTCGTGCGCTATGATGCTGCCGCGCATCGCATCGAGATGCATTTGCGTTCGACGCATCGCCAAACTGTCTGCGTCCCGTCCGCGAATCTGGTCTGCCAGTTCCGTGAGCGAGAGACCATCTGGACTGAATCCTGTCACAAGTTTCGCGTCGACGAACTGCCCGGCATGGCCGCCCGGGCCGGTTTTGTTCCCGTCGCCCAATGGATCGATCAGGAATGGCCGTTCGCAGAGAACCTGTGGACGGCTACGAATGCCCCGGCTCCCGGTGCATCCGCATGA
- a CDS encoding ergothioneine biosynthesis protein EgtB, translating to MRDSGVFGRVSDPVCEARARMDAVFDLVPEDTWYARPVPERHRLIFYLGHMEAFDWNLLIAGGEPSPHVALDELFAFGIDPNADRLPDDQPGDWPTLTEVRHYVRQVRSHLDARLPSTDPVLLAVASEHRLMHAETFTYLLHNLDQPVRDPVASESPFAVASPPPCHRMIPIPAGKTTLGVRRCTGSSALVKPEAFHWDNEFEAEEVVVPPFEISRYKITNAQYRRFVDAGAPPPRYWRRRHGAWWWRTLTGNIPLPMEWPVFVSYNQAAAYAQWAGQSLPTEAQYQRAAYGTLNDHERPYPWGDVPPDPARGNFDFQRWDPVPVTACPMGDSAFGVAQMLGNGWEWTSTVFGPFPRFEPFAFYPGYSAPFFDGKHHVVKGASPLTASRLLRRSFRNWYRPNYSYVYAGFRCVSS from the coding sequence ATGCGTGACTCGGGAGTATTCGGGCGAGTGAGTGACCCGGTGTGCGAGGCACGAGCCCGTATGGATGCCGTCTTCGATCTGGTCCCGGAGGACACATGGTATGCGCGGCCTGTCCCTGAGCGTCATCGCTTGATTTTCTACCTCGGTCACATGGAAGCCTTCGATTGGAACCTGCTGATCGCCGGTGGTGAACCTTCTCCTCATGTGGCGCTCGATGAACTTTTTGCCTTCGGTATCGACCCGAACGCGGACCGGCTGCCTGACGATCAGCCGGGCGATTGGCCGACGCTGACCGAGGTGCGGCACTACGTCCGACAAGTTCGATCGCACCTTGATGCACGGCTTCCCTCTACCGACCCGGTCCTGCTCGCGGTTGCGTCCGAACATCGGCTGATGCACGCGGAAACCTTCACATATCTGCTGCACAACCTCGATCAGCCCGTGAGAGATCCCGTCGCATCAGAGTCTCCGTTCGCCGTGGCTTCCCCGCCGCCCTGCCATCGGATGATTCCCATCCCTGCGGGAAAGACCACATTAGGGGTGCGTCGGTGTACTGGGAGCAGCGCACTCGTGAAACCGGAGGCCTTTCACTGGGACAACGAATTCGAGGCGGAGGAGGTCGTCGTTCCCCCCTTCGAGATCAGCCGGTACAAGATCACGAACGCCCAGTATCGACGGTTTGTCGACGCCGGTGCGCCGCCGCCGCGCTATTGGAGGCGGCGCCACGGGGCCTGGTGGTGGAGGACGCTCACGGGCAACATCCCGCTTCCCATGGAGTGGCCCGTGTTCGTGAGTTACAACCAAGCGGCCGCCTATGCGCAGTGGGCCGGTCAGTCCTTGCCCACCGAAGCCCAGTATCAGCGAGCCGCCTATGGCACCCTGAACGACCACGAGCGCCCATATCCGTGGGGCGACGTGCCGCCCGACCCGGCGCGCGGAAATTTCGATTTCCAGCGTTGGGATCCCGTGCCGGTGACGGCCTGCCCGATGGGCGACAGTGCCTTTGGGGTCGCCCAGATGCTTGGCAACGGCTGGGAGTGGACGAGCACGGTGTTCGGTCCGTTTCCCCGCTTTGAGCCGTTCGCATTTTACCCCGGCTATTCAGCTCCGTTTTTCGATGGGAAGCACCACGTCGTCAAGGGCGCGTCGCCGTTGACGGCCAGCCGGCTCCTCCGGCGCTCTTTTCGGAATTGGTATCGGCCCAACTATTCGTATGTCTATGCCGGCTTTCGATGCGTCAGTTCATAG